A stretch of Vulpes vulpes isolate BD-2025 chromosome 4, VulVul3, whole genome shotgun sequence DNA encodes these proteins:
- the LOC112932644 gene encoding alcohol dehydrogenase class-3: protein MANQVIKCKAAVAWEAGKPLSIEEVEVAPPKAHEVRIKIIATAVCHTDAYTLSGADPEGSFPVILGHEGAGIVESVGEGVTKLKAGDTVIPLYIPQCGECKFCLNPKTNLCQKIRVTQGKGLMPDGTSRFTCKGKTILHYMGTSTFSEYTVVADISVAKIDPLAPLDKVCLLGCGISTGYGAALNTAKVEPGSTCAVFGLGGVGLATIMGCKVAGASRIIGVDINKDKFSRAKEFGASECINPQDFSKPIQEVLIEMTDGGVDYSFECIGNVKVMRAALEACHKGWGVSVIVGVAASGEEIATRPFQLVTGRVWKGTAFGGWKSVESVPKLVSEYMSRKIKVDEFVTHSLSFDQINEAFDLLHAGKSIRTVVKL, encoded by the exons ATGGCGAACCAG gTTATCAAATGCAAGGCTGCAGTTGCCTGGGAGGCAGGAAAGCCTCTCTCTATAGAAGAGGTAGAGGTGGCACCCCCAAAGGCTCATGAAGTTCGAATTAAG ATTATTGCCACTGCAGTTTGCCACACCGATGCCTACACCCTGAGTGGGGCTGATCCTGAAGGAAGTTTTCCAGTGATCCTGGGACATGAAGGTGCTGGAATTGTGGAAAGTGTTGGCGAAGGAGTTACTAAGCTGAAAGCAG GTGACACTGTCATCCCACTTTACATCCCACAGTGTGGAGAATGCAAATTTTGTCTAAATCCTAAAACAAACCTTTGCCAGAAAATAAG agtTACACAGGGGAAAGGATTAATGCCAGATGGTACTAGCAGATTTACTTGCAAAGGAAAGACAATTTTACATTATATGGGAACCAGCACATTTTCTGAATATACAGTTGTGGCTGATATCTCTGTTGCTAAAATTGATCCTTTAGCACCTTTGGATAAAGTCTGCCTTCTCGGTTGTGGCATTTCAACTGGTTATGGTGCTGCTCTGAACACTGCCAAG GTGGAGCCTGGCTCTACTTGTGCCGTCTTTGGCCTAGGAGGAGTTGGATTGGCGACTATCATGGGCTGTAAGGTGGCTGGTGCATCCCGGATCATTGGTGTGGACATCAATAAAGATAAATTCTCAAGGGCCAAGGAGTTTGGAGCCTCTGAATGTATTAACCCCCAGGACTTCAGTAAACCCATCCAGGAAGTGCTCATTGAAATGACTGACGGGGGAGTGGACTATTCCTTTGAGTGTATTGGTAACGTGAAAGTCATG AGAGCTGCGCTAGAGGCCTGCCACAAAGGCTGGGGTGTCAGCGTCATAGTTGGAGTAGCTGCTTCAGGTGAAGAAATCGCCACTCGTCCATTTCAGCTGGTAACAGGGCGCGTATGGAAAGGCACTGCCTTTGGAG GATGGAAGAGTGTGGAAAGTGTCCCAAAGTTGGTGTCTGAATATATGTCCAGAAAGATAAAAGTTGATGAATTTGTGACTCACAGTCTGTCCTTTGACCAAATTAATGAAGCCTTTGACCTGTTGCATGCAGGAAAGAG CATTCGAACTGTTGTAAAGCTTTAA